The window CCCACTTCCGATGAGAGTCTGCCCAACAGGCAGTATTTGTGTCCAGCTTGAAGCCTCAAAACCCTAATGTATTACAATAGAGAGAATAtgtcaataaagaaaattagacATTACATGATTCTTTGTACATTTGTATCCAAAAATTTGAACTCATAACTAAGATTATATACTACATGTATAAAGAAAGAATTCATGATTGCCAATTGGCACCACAAATATAACATGAAGACATCGTCCTCAAACTTACTTGAGAGCATCAGGGATGACCATCCGCTTCATCTTATCATAGGGAGGAGGAACACCTTCATATGCCTTCAAACGAGCAAGAGCAGCAGCTCCACGCTTTGTCTTGTGTGGGATCATCCTGAGAACCGCACAAGAAGCAACCAATTAAGCTGTCAACCTATCTAGTGAATACATTGtggaattaaattttgaaaaaaataagggATTAACCCAACCCCCTAACTCTAGAAGCATAtgggaaaattttcaattccattCATAAGCCTAACAGTTCACCGACCAAACATAGAAACCCATGAAATTGCATTCTACTATCAAAGAGTGTAGTCAATACATATCACTtacaaatcacataaaacaTAAGTTGAACACCTGTGTTGCTGCTCTTCTAATCCATTTAGATTATAAGAAGACCGGTGAAGAACAAACTTTCTTCCTAATATCAATTATCAACTTAAGAAGTTGGTACACCGAATGGCTGCTTACATTCTTGTTtcacttaattttgttgaattaatcaaataaattatcataACTAATgctttataaaataattcaaagcCTAAGTCAGAAACTAAGCTGGACACTACGCCCACACTAAATTGGGATTGAATTAAACCACCTTCCTACAGATACTTAATCAACTTAACCAGTTTAAACTAGTTTGGTCAAGTTAAAGCTGTGAACTAGCCAACGTGGTCAAGAATCAAGATAGTTATAGAATTAAATTGGGTTTGGGTTTAAATGCAACTAACTTcaatttcaaccaaaataGTTCGACTCAATCAACCTCGATTagctttctcttttatttcattttttgggtgaatttaaattatcaaattatttctTGTAAGGAAATATGTCTTCaaagttttgatttcaaaattattatactaACTTGAATACACCTGTGTTAGAACTATTTACCAGAAACGTGTAGGTGCTACTTTTACGATGAAAGTGAACTCCAAGTTTTGGGGTTGGGTTCAAGTTTTACGCTTTAGGAAGTGGAAATACCACTGTAGCTGAACCTCATACTTTCAGGCACTTCACTGAAGATACTACCCACTCTTTTGACAATGGATTTTAtctaattcaatattttaaattaatcaatttaacaAGTGTGCAACAGTGTCATATTGGTTTACGTTAATGCAAAAACCCGTTTTTCTCTAATTACGAACTTAACAAGCTCGGTGAATTCAAACGGtggttaagaaaaaaatttataggaGTCGTGCATCGCTTAAACAACTTCGTATAAAGCTGGGGTCGGTTAAACAGTAGTAAGCGACGTTCGAGCAATTTCAAAGAcaatcaaacacattttactGTCAATCTAACTAATAAAAACAGGGGTTGAAAGACGTTACCCACGGATTGTTCGCCAGAGGATCTTGGCGGGAGCACGGAAGTGAATGGGGCCATGAGAAGGCTTGGTATTCATACGCTTCCTCAAGAACCTCATGTACTTCATCTTCTGGCGAACCAAACCTCCAGAGATGCAAATTTCTTCACATCGGACGACGACCACCTTCTGGCCATTGAGAAGCTCCTTGGCTATGATCGAGGAAAGCCTTCCGAGCATGTGGTGCCTTGCATCGACGACGACCCGCTTCGCACATATTCCAGAACCCGACACCATTTTCGGCCGCTACTCTCAGTCTCAGCAGCAACAGCTAGGTTTAAATTGGGAGAGAAGAGAGCTAATTATAGACTGGGCTTTAATGGACTCTTCAAGGCCCATTGTCTCATCTTTGTGCTTGGACAATTTAGCCCAATAAAACTCTGAGCTCGTGAATGGATTTAGATGGTTAATTGGGCCTGATccattcttttagaaatttggATTAGATGGACGAAATGTtaacattttgttgattttacCATttcctattaattaattaattaattaaaaaatcaaacctctATATGGATGGAGcaatttgaaattagaaagaaaaaggaaaaaaatgaattgaatagATAAAAACAATGTCCGTTTGAAAATCGAAACTCGAGAAGTCCAATTGTAACaaaaacataacataaaataaaatgtttacattttttttttttttgccatctCAACACATAAAGTTGATATGGCATAATAAGTAGGATACgcataattaaattgtttagcTAACAacgaaattttgaaaattagcgAACAACTCCAAGtgaaatcaattaaattgtttgtCTCTCGTCGGTAAAAAAACTCATGTTAGTTACCGTGTTAATTGTCGATATTTCTAtctaaggtaaaaaaaaaaaattataaatagtgGATTCTTACTCTacatttagttaattttaaatttcatcttagttttaatttaCACCACTTTTATTAGTCACGAGCACACAACCCACCATATTTATGTGAGTTTTTCCCTTGTACTTCAGCTTGATGACTCATTTTGAAGCTAACCACAATATTTCATGATTGGTAACGATAAATCGTACTTTACACTTTTGTAAATcattacaattaattatatatactttttaatatttttttttgtagatgtGGAAACTTTTaatgtgaaaatataaaaataaaaaatataaataatgtattttcaattatatggtcttttaataattgaattaatgtGTATTTATATCACTAACTTTAACAATTCTTTGTAACTTTcgtcaaaaataatttagattttactttttaaccGTGCGCGCGTGTATATGGCTCAAATATATCTAACTATAAAGACGAAGTTGTTAAAACTTAAACTAAGAGATTGTTTGGAGACACGATAGTCTTTGTCCATGAGATTCTATATTTGTAccatcaatttttctattactaatttggaaaaatatagaTTGAATTGTCAACCCTCTTCTTCACAACTCTTCATaccaaaaatacatataaatatgcATAGCATATgggttttgttgttttgatttttttttttttagcataATCTCACATGTCTATGTATAATATAtctacatatacatatatgtatgtacATACGTGATATATACTATGTGTGTCTGTTTATAtgcaaattatattttatttgtttatagaaatggttactaattttgtcatttgtatatccaaattttaaaccaTCAGTAATGTTACTTTTAACTTGAAATCTTagtattgaaattttgttaaaataagtatttttcatatggtttgaatgaataataaatatataggtTCAAATCGataagatttaaaagaaaaacgacAATATGATCGCATTAAAAATCTATGTTGTGTATATTGATAAGTGGTTATTAATTGAATAGTAGATTTAAATAATCACAacaatctttaaattttgtctaACTTTCATGTACGTGGGTTCGTGTGCATTTACTTTTACCGtaattttcaactaaaagTCTTATAGAAGgtatacatataacaaaagCGTTCACTACAAAATTTTTGTTATCTGTCGAAACTGAAAAACATTAGCAGATGTTTAGTAAAAAACATGAACAAATTCTTCTTcacattcaaattattttagtagAAAAGCTGGTCGTCTTTTCCTCTAATTATCTATGTTTTCTATCGTTGTatcaacataattaaatatctaCGTAAGTAAACACACACGAAACATAAATCGACAATGAGTTAAAAACGAGCACAGAAAACACTCAAATTTTTACCATCAATCTCGAAATCTATAGTTTTGGATCACACCCATATCATATTACTTGGAGCAGTACACATGGGATGAGTTTGAGGTTTTTACTAACAGAATAGAAGatgaagtaaaaaagaaattgaaacacGTAAGATAATTGCAGTCCGCCGGCCACATGCATTATTGTGCATCACATCGCCCTGCCGCCCGAGACACATAGCCTTTAGTACCCTTCAGATCCAATCGGAAAAAAATGCTTACAAACTTTCCCTCTCATGGAGGACCCGCCGCCCCCACCGGCGACCCCACCACCCACCGCCACCAccttcaaagaaaaacaagaggaAGAAAGCAccaaaaaatacttttaattcttCTGACATGTCAACGACTTCAGGACAAATCACATTTACATATGAGAGCATGGGGTTTGACTATCAAACTCATCCTGCCAACCACACCAATGTcaacttctattttctttcttaatttatttccaCACATtcccaaaaatataaaatgtaataaattggAGAATAATCCTTTATGTACTTttgttttctcctttttcacAATATATTCTCACTCcatcattcatttttctcttcctttttctgACATTTTagctatatatatgtacataatCTGTGTTGATTAAAGTTAAGTGTACACCAAACTAAACtttgaattgcatgcataatctaagattttgtttgatttcaaattcatgtATTTGTAGCCTCAAATAAGCAAGTTTTGATGAGAGaaaacacatattatttaaacttaatgCATTACTTGTGATGAACTATGAAAACCTCATGTCTTGCTTATACAATTTTATAGACAAATCAAAAGAGTTGTTAGTAATTATCTCCTCCTTCCTCCTTCTTTCTTCGTTCTTAGCTtcattgtattatatttgtttagttCCAAAAGATTACAAAGAGATAcattgaaagaaattataaaaaagttgatattttgaataatgaattttgtattattgtaggggagagagaaagagaaaaagagttgACGTTGTAGAAATTTGGAGTAGGAAGTCGTAATTAAATTTGCATCATCTTCACTCTATTATAAGGTTTGACTTTGGAACatgtatatttttgtaatgCCTGTATCTAAAGATAGTGTTAATTGGACCAAGGCCCATATGCTATTTAAtttcccttttgttttttactatACACACAAAAATGTCAATTCATTATTTTGGTCTCCTTCAATAgtccaatttttatttctcacattgaataatataaattttagtgcctcaaaaaaaaaaaagaatttaaattttatttctctaatctcggatttgtattaaaaataatagaatttaacttttatgtCCTTcacatttgaaaagaaaaaagaagacatgATTATACGTTAATGGGTTAAGTAGGAGTACATATCTTTTATATGTTGTCTTCGTGCCCATTTTTCGATATCAtatactatatttaattaataaatagatgAAATGGATggtgttttaattatttaaaacatttaccaaaactatttatgaatgtggttttttcttcttctttcaattcaAATGCTTTTAGTAGAAAAACAGTACTGAagggtttatatatatatatatatatgtatatatatatatactattattttgtatttttattttgtttgaaacaataaaacaacgattaataacaataatcaaacaataaaataataataccaaTATCACAAATCTATAACGATATGTATGAGTTTGATTTATTACATCACATGCCAGTGTTTGcatgaataaaattgaatatttgttgaaCTGAGCTTGCTATATCTTCAGCGGTAAATCTTGATTCGCTAGCTATCTGTTCAccatatagtaaaaaataattattttttaactacaaaattgctaaaattcttcattcttataaataaaatatttttgttttttaatcaatgatgaaaaagaaactgccaattctattttcattcaacaaatccaataaattgTGTATGAAGTGTTATTGGTTCTAAAAGTGTATATGATATGTCATATCAACAAATATaagatacattttttttaatgattttattaaattgaaaaaaaaaacaataataagatGTTTAAccaaaatgggaaaaaaataaacaccTATAAAAATGCTGCTTCCATTTAATAACtattaaatttggtttttaatgtttaagaattgaaattaattataaatatttttaattactagatattttaaaatctaaaaaaaaaaaaaaacagttttgAAATACTtggttatctttttttttaaatgtgactataaattaaatgttatgttagagaataaaatatatacaaaaaacaattataaaaactcCTTTATCAAATCAACATTTcactttttagttaaaatatatatatatatatatatatattgaatgaactaaaatattaaacaaattttaaattcatgaatgagttaaaaaaatataaaaattcaaaaaattaaatcaaataaaaatgagtttaaaagaAAGGATAATTGTTCGAACCTTGACGTTGAAAGAATAAAGAACAGTTTGTTCAATGGTGGTGATATTTGTATGAAGAATATTTAGTTGAAGATCTTCAAGTGCTGCGATGGCTTTGATGAGTTGTCCCGGTCGTCTTCTTGATAGGATTTTTATCATAGCGTCAAACCCTACTACCTTCACTTCCACGTCTGCAAGGCACGATTTGCTTTCTGCTGTcgtttcaaatatttgtgcATCGTTTTGATGGCCTGGAAAATTAACTGCTCCTGGTGGTAGAAATGGAGGTTGTTGCTGCGGTGGTGTGTCCGCAGCTTGCACTATTGGTGGTTCTCCTAAAAGACGACGTCGTTTTTGGGATTCTAGACATTGTAGGAGTTGCTCTAACTCTCTCACGAACTCGATTGCTCCACCGATTATGGAAGCTTGATCTCCCTACAATATGTTAATTTACTTAACTAAATGTGTTTGTAGTTAATTTCTCatcaatatgaaaatatagtttttatttttgaagtatgggttggtttaattaaattgatttccTGTCAACTTTTTACAACAATTTATCTTGACGTGCCATATACgaagaaataaagataatattttagttttcaaaataggacttgattttttataaaaaaatattgataaaacatatatataaactaagaATTTTAGTatcaatttaactaattttcaaaaacaaaaacaaaaacaaaatgaaggaACTCTTGTAATCAAATCAATTTCATCTTTCTCAttacttgaaatagatttttc of the Cucumis sativus cultivar 9930 chromosome 3, Cucumber_9930_V3, whole genome shotgun sequence genome contains:
- the LOC101213484 gene encoding 60S ribosomal protein L13a-2, which translates into the protein MVSGSGICAKRVVVDARHHMLGRLSSIIAKELLNGQKVVVVRCEEICISGGLVRQKMKYMRFLRKRMNTKPSHGPIHFRAPAKILWRTIRGMIPHKTKRGAAALARLKAYEGVPPPYDKMKRMVIPDALKVLRLQAGHKYCLLGRLSSEVGWNHYDTIKELERKRKERSQAAYEKKKQLTKLRVKAEKVADEKLGPQLQVIAPIKY